The Desulfomicrobium apsheronum genome has a window encoding:
- the arsB gene encoding ACR3 family arsenite efflux transporter: MTKETTAGISFFEKNLTLWVALCMVAGVLIGKFLPAVPAFLSKFEYAKVSIPIAVLIWFMIYPMMMKVDFASVKNVGKNPSGLYLTWIVNWLIKPFSMFAIAGFFFFVVFAPFIEPELAREYLAGAILLGAAPCTAMVFVWSHLTRGNPAYTVVQVATNDLIILVAFTPIVAFLLGVSGVTIPWNTLLLSVVLFVVIPLAGGVLTRKHVIKSKGLDYFNNTFIPKFNNATIVGLLLTLVLIFSFQGEVILGNPLHILLIAIPLIIQTVLIFFIAYLGARKMKLCHSIAAPAGMIGASNFFELAVAVAITLFGASSPVVLATIVGVLVEVPVMLALVKYANRTTSWFPDLRA, from the coding sequence ATGACGAAAGAAACCACCGCCGGAATCAGCTTTTTCGAAAAGAACCTGACGCTCTGGGTTGCCCTTTGCATGGTCGCAGGAGTGCTCATCGGAAAATTCCTCCCTGCCGTCCCGGCATTCCTGAGCAAGTTCGAATACGCCAAGGTCTCCATACCCATTGCGGTGCTGATCTGGTTCATGATCTACCCCATGATGATGAAGGTCGATTTTGCCAGCGTAAAAAACGTGGGCAAAAATCCGAGTGGCCTCTACCTGACCTGGATTGTGAACTGGCTGATCAAACCCTTTTCCATGTTCGCCATCGCGGGATTTTTCTTTTTCGTGGTCTTTGCGCCCTTCATAGAGCCCGAACTGGCCCGAGAGTACTTGGCCGGGGCCATCCTGCTCGGCGCCGCTCCGTGCACAGCCATGGTCTTCGTCTGGAGTCATCTGACCCGGGGCAACCCGGCCTATACAGTGGTCCAGGTGGCTACCAACGATCTCATCATCCTGGTGGCCTTCACCCCCATCGTGGCCTTCCTGCTTGGAGTGAGCGGCGTGACCATTCCCTGGAACACCCTGCTCCTGTCCGTGGTGCTATTTGTGGTCATTCCCCTGGCCGGAGGCGTGCTGACCCGCAAGCATGTCATCAAAAGCAAGGGGCTGGATTACTTTAATAACACCTTCATCCCCAAGTTCAACAATGCCACCATCGTCGGCCTGCTCCTGACCTTGGTGCTCATCTTCTCCTTCCAGGGCGAGGTCATTCTCGGCAACCCGCTGCACATCCTGCTCATCGCCATCCCGCTCATCATCCAAACCGTGCTCATCTTCTTCATCGCCTACCTGGGCGCAAGAAAGATGAAACTCTGCCACAGCATCGCCGCCCCGGCGGGAATGATCGGCGCGTCCAATTTCTTCGAGCTGGCCGTGGCCGTGGCCATCACTCTTTTCGGTGCCTCATCCCCGGTGGTTCTGGCCACCATCGTCGGTGTACTGGTGGAAGTTCCGGTCATGCTGGCGCTGGTCAAATACGCCAACCGCACCACAAGCTGGTTCCCGGACCTGCGGGCCTGA
- a CDS encoding efflux transporter outer membrane subunit, which produces MKDATRRVTEAANVLRITVLGLVLVFMGGCAVGPNYVRPEVPVMKEWSGKGDTRLKDGPAELAVWWKRLNDPVLDRLVEMARERNPSLHVAGLRILEARARLGIATGNMFPQLQQLKGNLADNGLSKHNANTSPAVDTYYATASVALDAAWELDFWGKFRRAVESGVWDLDAATAGYDDLLVTLTAEVARVYVTLRTLEERLDIARENVAVQERSLQIARALYEGGDVTELDVAQARALLANTRASMPRLDAQLRQAKNGLAALLGMLPGEVDDLLGAPGRIPEVPADVAVGVPAELLRRRPDIRAAEARMAAQCALIGVAQSDLYPRLTLFGNIGLSASNAALTIAGYPGGSNLGDLMSGDSLQYSGGVGFGWDIFNYGRIKNNVRVQDARFQQLVVSYKDTVLQAARETEDALSAFLRSREEVAFLAQGVDAATRSVEISMIQYREGLADFQRVLDTQRSKVQAQDLLTSTQGSVLINLSAVYKALGGGWEARVGKDFLPEEIRRVMDERTDWGGLLETGAPVAGDGVRE; this is translated from the coding sequence TGGTCCGAATTATGTCCGTCCAGAGGTCCCGGTGATGAAGGAATGGAGCGGGAAAGGCGACACCAGGCTCAAGGATGGCCCGGCCGAGCTTGCGGTGTGGTGGAAGCGACTGAATGATCCGGTGCTGGACCGGCTGGTGGAGATGGCCCGCGAACGGAATCCATCCCTGCATGTTGCCGGGCTGCGCATCCTTGAGGCCCGCGCCAGACTCGGCATCGCCACCGGCAACATGTTTCCGCAGCTGCAGCAGCTCAAGGGCAATCTTGCCGACAACGGTCTAAGCAAGCACAACGCCAATACCTCGCCCGCAGTGGACACGTATTACGCCACGGCCTCCGTCGCCCTCGACGCGGCCTGGGAACTCGATTTCTGGGGGAAATTCAGGCGTGCGGTGGAATCGGGCGTGTGGGATCTGGACGCGGCCACGGCGGGTTACGACGATCTGCTGGTCACGCTCACGGCCGAGGTGGCGCGGGTCTACGTGACGTTGCGCACCCTGGAGGAACGCCTGGACATCGCACGTGAAAACGTGGCGGTTCAGGAACGCTCCCTGCAGATTGCCCGGGCGCTTTACGAGGGCGGGGACGTGACCGAACTCGACGTGGCCCAGGCCCGGGCGCTGCTGGCTAACACGCGTGCGTCCATGCCGCGACTGGATGCTCAGCTGCGTCAGGCCAAAAACGGTCTGGCTGCGCTGCTCGGCATGCTGCCCGGCGAGGTGGATGACCTGCTCGGTGCGCCGGGACGCATCCCCGAGGTGCCCGCCGATGTGGCGGTGGGCGTTCCCGCCGAGCTCCTGCGGCGGCGTCCGGATATCCGCGCCGCCGAGGCCCGCATGGCCGCCCAGTGCGCGCTGATCGGGGTGGCCCAGTCGGATCTCTATCCACGCTTGACCCTGTTCGGAAATATCGGCCTGTCGGCCAGCAACGCGGCGCTGACCATCGCCGGATATCCGGGCGGCAGCAATCTGGGCGATCTCATGAGCGGAGACAGTCTCCAGTATTCGGGAGGCGTGGGATTTGGCTGGGACATCTTCAACTACGGGCGCATCAAGAACAATGTCCGCGTCCAGGATGCGCGTTTCCAGCAACTGGTCGTAAGCTACAAGGATACGGTGCTCCAGGCCGCCAGGGAGACCGAGGATGCCTTGTCCGCCTTCCTGCGCTCCCGGGAGGAGGTTGCCTTTCTTGCGCAGGGCGTGGACGCCGCGACACGTTCGGTGGAAATTTCCATGATCCAGTACCGCGAGGGCCTCGCCGACTTTCAGCGCGTCCTGGACACGCAGCGTTCCAAGGTCCAGGCCCAGGATCTGCTGACGAGCACGCAGGGCTCGGTGCTCATCAATCTGTCGGCCGTGTACAAGGCCCTTGGCGGAGGCTGGGAAGCCCGCGTCGGCAAGGATTTTCTGCCCGAAGAAATCAGGCGGGTGATGGACGAGCGGACGGACTGGGGAGGGCTGCTCGAAACGGGAGCGCCCGTGGCTGGAGACGGCGTGCGGGAATAG
- a CDS encoding DUF2325 domain-containing protein: MKMSVAEKEGAVLRSGNSGLSRSRTFMSHQAEERVPTSCMDGDCKGGKCSPSCPSYDLCKKRVLIVGGIERMEKSYRRLIEERGGVFEYHAGHMKSGGKGLESSVQRADLVLCPVNCNSHGACLKVKSLGKKFKKPVHMLSNFSLSAVARTMEQLHGVN; this comes from the coding sequence ATGAAGATGTCAGTCGCGGAAAAGGAAGGCGCCGTCCTGCGTTCCGGGAACTCCGGCCTTTCCCGGTCCCGAACTTTTATGTCCCACCAGGCGGAGGAGCGGGTTCCAACGTCCTGTATGGACGGAGACTGCAAGGGCGGAAAATGCAGCCCGAGCTGTCCCTCCTACGACCTCTGCAAGAAGCGGGTGCTCATCGTCGGTGGCATCGAGCGCATGGAGAAGTCCTATCGCAGGCTGATCGAGGAGCGCGGTGGCGTCTTCGAATACCACGCCGGACACATGAAATCAGGGGGCAAGGGGCTCGAAAGCAGCGTGCAGCGGGCGGATCTGGTCCTCTGCCCGGTCAACTGCAACAGCCACGGCGCGTGCCTGAAGGTCAAGAGCCTGGGCAAGAAATTCAAGAAACCCGTGCATATGCTCAGCAACTTCAGCCTGAGCGCAGTGGCCCGCACCATGGAGCAATTGCATGGCGTGAATTGA
- the pgl gene encoding 6-phosphogluconolactonase — MLTIIKEKDTDLLLQRAARHLCQKLRDALAVHATVNIAVPGGRSVVKVFDTMRTESLDWNRVHFFIIDERLVPIDHPDSNFKLLRDHLITPLAREGGISPENAHPFILDTTVPDRGTLAYEDVLARLGFRYDIILLSSGEDGHVGALFPDHHSVTDPHHGFIVMDDSPKPPPERMSSSLSLMLTAQTGVLLITGEAKREAFRKFGDASMPVSACPARLLTCLKDAVVFTDHAQE, encoded by the coding sequence ATGCTCACGATAATAAAAGAAAAGGATACCGATCTGCTCCTGCAGCGGGCTGCCCGGCACCTTTGCCAAAAGCTTCGGGATGCCCTGGCCGTGCATGCCACCGTGAACATCGCGGTGCCCGGCGGGAGGAGCGTTGTGAAGGTTTTTGACACGATGCGCACGGAGTCGCTCGATTGGAACCGGGTTCATTTCTTCATCATTGACGAGAGACTTGTCCCAATCGATCATCCCGACAGCAATTTCAAGCTGCTCCGGGATCATCTCATCACCCCGCTGGCGCGTGAAGGCGGAATATCTCCGGAAAACGCCCACCCCTTCATTCTGGACACGACCGTTCCAGATCGCGGAACACTGGCTTACGAGGACGTGCTTGCGCGACTGGGATTCCGCTACGACATCATCCTGCTCAGTTCCGGCGAGGACGGTCACGTCGGGGCCCTGTTTCCGGACCATCACTCCGTGACCGATCCGCATCACGGTTTCATCGTTATGGACGACTCGCCAAAGCCGCCTCCGGAACGGATGAGTTCGTCCCTGTCGCTCATGCTCACCGCGCAGACCGGAGTGCTTCTTATCACCGGCGAGGCAAAGCGCGAGGCGTTCAGGAAGTTTGGCGACGCCTCGATGCCGGTATCAGCCTGTCCGGCCAGGCTTTTGACCTGTTTGAAGGACGCGGTGGTGTTCACGGATCACGCGCAGGAATGA
- a CDS encoding Rpn family recombination-promoting nuclease/putative transposase, translated as MKPVNNIHDNLFRYTMSHSNVAADFLRHYLPSEVTDNLRLDTLAIAKDTFVDTDQREHYSDLLYTVLLKGGTSAFVYFLFEHKSRPDRFVALQVLRYMVEIWELHRKQQKKSKTLPLIIPIVVYHGKNAQKASRLADLIELPDMKCNAYVPHFDLAFYDFSPASDEKIKGAITLR; from the coding sequence ATGAAACCGGTCAACAACATTCACGACAATCTGTTCAGATATACCATGAGCCACAGCAATGTGGCCGCCGACTTTTTGCGCCATTACCTGCCTTCGGAAGTGACCGACAATTTGCGCCTCGACACCCTGGCCATCGCCAAGGATACCTTTGTGGACACGGATCAGCGGGAGCACTATTCGGACCTGCTTTACACGGTCCTCCTGAAAGGAGGCACCTCGGCGTTCGTCTATTTCCTGTTTGAGCACAAAAGCCGGCCCGACCGTTTCGTTGCGCTCCAGGTTCTACGCTACATGGTCGAAATCTGGGAACTGCACCGCAAGCAGCAGAAAAAATCAAAGACCCTGCCGCTCATCATCCCCATCGTCGTCTATCATGGCAAAAATGCTCAAAAAGCATCAAGACTTGCCGATTTGATCGAACTTCCGGACATGAAGTGCAACGCCTACGTGCCGCACTTCGACCTCGCGTTTTACGATTTTTCGCCTGCATCCGATGAAAAAATCAAGGGAGCCATCACCCTGCGC